A window of Desulfomonilia bacterium contains these coding sequences:
- a CDS encoding class I SAM-dependent methyltransferase, producing MNNTPDINTKEYWDTRFEKNWELCGGREQSRFFARLVVDNLPSWFMDQLKSGHLTFLDWGCAQGDGTAIWTDFIDGGQITGIDFSRTAIEKAARNYPDICFINEDWLKDSEEKIKYHDIVFSSNTLEHFRNPYDVLNTLSLHAGKAIVLILPFRETDRIEEHLYTFTDENIPKSLQNGFRLFWSKVIDCRQIPGSLWHGEQIVLIYADEHWIDSLGIPVKKILEGK from the coding sequence GTGAATAATACCCCGGATATAAATACGAAAGAATACTGGGATACACGATTTGAAAAAAACTGGGAGTTGTGTGGCGGTAGGGAACAGTCACGCTTTTTTGCACGGCTGGTGGTTGATAATCTGCCGTCCTGGTTCATGGATCAATTAAAATCAGGGCATCTGACCTTCCTGGACTGGGGCTGTGCACAGGGAGACGGTACGGCAATCTGGACGGACTTTATTGACGGCGGACAAATAACGGGTATTGATTTTTCAAGGACAGCAATAGAGAAAGCTGCCAGAAATTATCCGGATATATGTTTCATAAATGAAGACTGGCTGAAGGACAGTGAAGAAAAGATAAAATATCATGATATTGTCTTCTCCTCGAATACCCTTGAACATTTCCGGAATCCATATGATGTACTTAATACTTTGAGTCTGCATGCAGGAAAAGCCATTGTGCTCATATTACCGTTTCGTGAGACTGACAGGATTGAAGAGCACCTCTATACATTCACAGATGAGAACATCCCGAAAAGTTTGCAGAATGGTTTCAGACTCTTCTGGTCCAAAGTGATTGATTGCAGACAGATTCCCGGTTCTTTATGGCACGGGGAGCAGATTGTTTTAATATATGCAGATGAACATTGGATTGACAGCTTGGGAATTCCGGTAAAAAAAATCCTCGAAGGAAAGTAA
- a CDS encoding glycosyl transferase encodes MRLIYLSPLPWCSFTQRPHEFVLYFHKVTEGKVLWVDPYPARLPKLSDINRLKGNMGLFIRPEPAWLTVLKPRALPFEPLPLISNINKIFFRPVVNRAKEFAKSDKTAIAFGKPSAMAVELLDIIDATWSLYDAMDDFPAFHTGLAHRSMEYHENILARRVSQLIVSSSNLVQKFANQSLSSTLIRNAFSRNLPMPGIRKKTHTRPRIGYVGTLSGWFDWELLTCLANDNPGCDFILIGPLLESSVQDLPANVFIKPPLEHNSAMIAMSEFDAGIIPFKKNKLTESVDPIKYYEYRALGLPVISSAFGEMKLHKEEGVFLVDDYSDSRAAISNALNFKSDEESIMAFRDNNSWDKRFEAAGLFKGLDSISD; translated from the coding sequence ATGCGCCTGATCTATCTCTCTCCTTTGCCATGGTGCAGCTTCACTCAGAGGCCGCATGAATTTGTCTTGTATTTTCATAAAGTCACAGAAGGAAAAGTTCTCTGGGTGGATCCTTACCCGGCACGGCTGCCGAAGCTCTCAGACATTAACCGTTTAAAAGGAAACATGGGGCTCTTCATCAGACCGGAGCCTGCCTGGTTAACCGTGTTGAAGCCCAGAGCGCTGCCTTTTGAACCATTGCCTTTGATTTCAAATATTAATAAAATTTTCTTCAGACCGGTTGTAAACAGAGCAAAAGAATTTGCAAAATCAGATAAGACTGCCATTGCTTTTGGGAAGCCGTCTGCAATGGCGGTTGAGCTTTTAGATATTATTGATGCAACATGGTCGTTGTATGATGCCATGGATGATTTCCCGGCATTTCATACAGGGCTTGCTCATAGGTCAATGGAATATCACGAGAACATCCTGGCCCGGAGAGTATCTCAACTTATCGTTTCTTCTTCGAATCTGGTTCAAAAGTTTGCGAATCAATCACTGTCATCCACATTGATCAGAAATGCTTTCAGCAGAAACCTACCTATGCCTGGCATTAGGAAAAAGACTCATACGCGACCCCGGATCGGCTATGTCGGAACACTGAGCGGATGGTTTGACTGGGAACTGCTGACCTGCCTGGCAAATGACAATCCGGGATGCGATTTTATACTTATAGGCCCTTTGCTTGAGAGCTCAGTACAGGATTTGCCCGCTAATGTTTTCATAAAGCCGCCGCTAGAGCATAATTCTGCGATGATTGCCATGTCAGAGTTCGACGCCGGTATAATTCCATTTAAAAAAAATAAACTTACAGAATCAGTTGATCCGATCAAATATTATGAATACCGCGCATTAGGCCTGCCTGTAATAAGCAGTGCGTTTGGAGAAATGAAACTGCATAAAGAAGAAGGAGTGTTTCTTGTTGATGACTATTCTGATTCAAGAGCCGCCATTTCCAATGCATTGAATTTTAAAAGTGATGAAGAATCGATTATGGCGTTCCGAGACAATAATTCCTGGGATAAAAGGTTTGAAGCTGCCGGTTTGTTCAAGGGACTTGACAGTATTTCTGATTAA
- a CDS encoding ABC transporter ATP-binding protein, whose amino-acid sequence MNSPVINFEKVSKTYPLYHHITGGIKNFLFHLPNAINSMRKFKFEALHDITFSVNKGESIGIIGRNGAGKSTILGLMAGVLKPTGGRVTIKGKVAPLLELGGGFHAELTGRENIILNGILLGMTKSEVKRKMDVIIEFSELAGFIEQPIRMYSSGMLARLGFSVIANLEPDILLIDEILAVGDKDFQKKCLEKMQEFKKLGVTIVLVSHNMGDVEMMCDRAIWIEDHYQKMDGHPSEVIQNYLNPETS is encoded by the coding sequence ATGAACAGCCCTGTAATCAATTTTGAAAAGGTCAGCAAAACATATCCCCTCTATCATCACATAACCGGAGGGATTAAGAATTTTCTTTTTCATCTGCCGAATGCAATAAATTCCATGCGGAAATTCAAGTTCGAAGCGCTCCATGACATAACCTTTAGTGTCAATAAAGGAGAAAGCATCGGCATAATCGGGAGAAATGGAGCAGGCAAAAGCACAATACTCGGCCTTATGGCAGGTGTTCTGAAACCTACTGGGGGTCGCGTTACAATCAAAGGAAAAGTAGCCCCTTTGCTGGAGCTTGGCGGAGGGTTTCATGCCGAGTTGACAGGACGTGAAAATATTATCCTTAATGGCATCCTCCTGGGTATGACAAAGTCTGAAGTGAAAAGAAAGATGGATGTGATAATTGAGTTTTCTGAACTCGCTGGTTTTATAGAACAGCCGATCAGGATGTATTCTTCAGGTATGCTTGCCAGGCTCGGCTTTTCAGTGATAGCGAATCTTGAACCTGACATACTTCTGATTGATGAAATACTGGCAGTCGGCGATAAGGATTTCCAGAAAAAATGCCTTGAAAAGATGCAGGAATTCAAGAAGTTGGGAGTGACTATAGTACTCGTTTCACATAACATGGGAGATGTCGAAATGATGTGCGACAGGGCAATATGGATTGAGGATCATTACCAGAAAATGGACGGACATCCTTCCGAGGTTATTCAGAACTATTTAAATCCCGAAACTTCCTGA
- the wecB gene encoding UDP-N-acetylglucosamine 2-epimerase (non-hydrolyzing), which yields MIKTMCVMGTRPEAIKMAPVIHALRDDASFKVTVLATAQHRHLLDQVLSLFDIKPDIDLNIMKPNQALSTLTAKLLLNLDKVLQSEKPDIVLAQGDTTTVMSIALACFYQRIPFGHVEAGLRTWDMANPFPEEMNRVVAGRLSRWHFAPTQSARQNLLREGVSDKDITVTGNTVIDALLSVAERDTELPVGIDPEKRLILMTAHRRENFGEPFENICGAVLTLMDNNPDIQVLYPVHPNPNVKSIAHRLLGNNKQVILCEPLDYLPFVASMKKAYLILTDSGGVQEEAPALGKPVLVLRQETERPEAVNEGVVKLVGTDKEAIVSETQRLLDDRNAYRAMARGVSPYGDGRAAGRIVNVLRNYSPSCA from the coding sequence ATGATAAAAACAATGTGCGTTATGGGAACACGACCCGAGGCGATTAAAATGGCCCCGGTCATTCACGCGTTAAGAGATGATGCAAGTTTTAAAGTAACCGTTCTGGCAACGGCTCAGCATCGTCACTTGCTTGATCAGGTACTTTCCTTATTCGATATCAAGCCGGATATAGATCTTAATATCATGAAGCCTAATCAGGCATTGTCAACCTTGACGGCAAAGCTACTTCTTAACCTCGATAAGGTGCTTCAATCTGAAAAGCCTGATATTGTACTTGCGCAAGGGGATACGACAACTGTTATGTCCATAGCGCTGGCATGCTTCTACCAGCGGATTCCTTTCGGTCATGTTGAAGCGGGATTAAGGACATGGGATATGGCAAATCCGTTTCCCGAGGAGATGAACAGGGTTGTTGCCGGGCGGCTTTCCAGATGGCATTTTGCTCCTACCCAGAGTGCAAGGCAGAATCTATTGCGTGAAGGGGTATCTGATAAAGATATAACCGTAACCGGCAATACTGTGATCGACGCTCTCCTGAGTGTCGCTGAAAGAGATACTGAACTGCCTGTTGGAATCGATCCTGAAAAACGCCTGATTTTAATGACAGCCCATCGTCGTGAAAATTTCGGGGAACCGTTTGAAAATATCTGTGGTGCAGTGCTCACCCTGATGGATAATAATCCTGATATTCAGGTCCTGTACCCTGTTCATCCCAATCCTAATGTGAAGAGCATAGCCCACAGGCTGCTGGGAAACAATAAACAGGTAATATTATGCGAACCTCTGGATTATCTGCCGTTCGTTGCTTCAATGAAGAAGGCCTATCTGATATTGACTGATTCAGGCGGTGTCCAGGAAGAGGCGCCCGCCCTGGGTAAGCCTGTCCTTGTTTTAAGGCAGGAAACAGAACGCCCTGAAGCTGTGAACGAAGGGGTCGTGAAGCTGGTTGGAACGGATAAAGAGGCTATTGTCTCTGAAACACAGAGACTGCTTGATGACAGGAATGCCTATAGAGCTATGGCTCGCGGGGTTTCACCCTATGGAGATGGCCGGGCAGCCGGCCGTATAGTGAATGTACTGAGAAATTATTCCCCGTCATGCGCCTGA
- a CDS encoding ABC transporter permease, protein MIQKREIRHIIDLIVVLTQKEMKVRYKNNFLGYLWSILNPLAFAFVFFVVFKVVMRIQMEDYTLFLIAGLFPWQWLSNSMNMSPTVFLVNASIIKKVNYPRNVTLLAVILQDMIHFILAIPVIIFFMFVYHKIPYLSWIYGIPLLLIIQLLLSYGICLAISSINLFFRDLERLTTIFTMFLFYCTPIIYPETMIPEKYKYLLNFNPIAPLMVSWRNLFLNGTLNLESIAVSFAYSLIAFGIGHYIYSKLVWRFAEIL, encoded by the coding sequence GTGATTCAAAAACGTGAGATACGTCATATCATTGACCTCATAGTCGTTCTGACTCAGAAGGAAATGAAGGTCAGATATAAGAATAATTTCCTGGGCTATCTCTGGTCTATTCTCAATCCGCTTGCCTTTGCATTTGTATTCTTTGTTGTCTTCAAGGTTGTCATGCGCATACAGATGGAAGACTATACATTGTTTCTGATAGCAGGACTTTTCCCGTGGCAATGGCTGTCGAATTCAATGAACATGTCGCCCACGGTCTTTCTGGTTAACGCATCCATCATTAAAAAAGTTAATTACCCGAGGAATGTCACTCTTCTTGCCGTCATACTACAGGATATGATTCATTTCATTCTGGCAATTCCGGTGATTATTTTTTTCATGTTTGTCTATCATAAAATCCCTTACCTTTCATGGATTTATGGCATCCCCCTTCTCTTGATTATTCAGCTTTTATTGAGTTATGGCATATGCTTGGCTATTTCATCGATAAATCTCTTTTTCAGGGATCTAGAAAGGCTCACAACCATATTCACCATGTTTCTCTTTTATTGCACGCCAATCATTTACCCCGAAACGATGATTCCTGAAAAATATAAATATCTGTTAAATTTCAACCCTATTGCCCCTTTGATGGTCAGCTGGAGGAATCTTTTCCTGAACGGCACATTGAACCTGGAATCTATCGCAGTAAGTTTTGCCTATAGCCTCATCGCGTTCGGAATCGGCCATTATATATACAGCAAACTTGTCTGGAGATTTGCGGAGATACTATGA
- a CDS encoding 3-deoxy-D-manno-octulosonic acid transferase — translation MARLILLIYRILAWIALIPLCVAVRNHPNFKGTIASRLGAEMPPAPGERKLIWLHCASLGEVKAAELLIDALKKVRPDILIYVSSMTVTGRDAACKIKGIDHVFPFPFDLAPVIRLFLKHLMPSALVIMETEIWPNLLNEARNKNVPVVFVNARMSGKSVRNFKIIKPLTSVILKNATVLAISDADAERFASIGAGHVKVIGNIKFDAVKSADTSKRKKLKESINADGRPVFIAGSVREGEERFVVDAVRYASSKIPGLISIVAPRHSGSVGLLGEMLNASGISFALRSSGNTADIIIVDTMGELFNLYGASDVAFVGGSLVDLGGQNILEPIAWGVPTIHGQYMSNFRWALDVVSGSTVEIDNPDKLGTAIIDVLGNPSIFKAKADEALHLISKLRGISMKYAENIALSLNK, via the coding sequence ATGGCCCGTCTGATTCTGTTAATATACCGCATACTTGCCTGGATAGCTCTGATTCCGCTGTGCGTGGCAGTCAGGAATCATCCGAACTTTAAAGGCACAATTGCTTCAAGGCTTGGTGCTGAAATGCCGCCCGCGCCGGGTGAAAGAAAACTTATCTGGCTTCACTGCGCTTCCTTAGGCGAGGTAAAGGCGGCGGAACTTCTGATAGATGCCTTGAAGAAGGTCAGGCCTGATATTTTGATATATGTGTCGTCAATGACCGTGACCGGCCGTGATGCTGCATGTAAAATAAAGGGAATTGATCATGTGTTTCCTTTTCCTTTCGATCTTGCACCGGTTATCAGACTTTTCCTGAAGCATCTCATGCCTTCAGCGCTTGTAATAATGGAAACCGAAATATGGCCCAACCTTCTGAACGAAGCACGGAATAAAAATGTACCGGTAGTCTTCGTCAATGCGCGGATGTCCGGGAAGTCGGTTCGGAATTTTAAGATCATTAAACCTCTGACATCTGTGATTTTAAAGAATGCGACTGTTCTTGCCATTTCAGATGCCGATGCAGAAAGGTTTGCTTCAATCGGGGCGGGACACGTTAAAGTAATTGGAAACATCAAATTCGATGCCGTTAAATCGGCTGATACCTCAAAAAGAAAGAAATTAAAGGAAAGCATAAATGCCGATGGCAGGCCTGTTTTTATAGCCGGAAGCGTAAGGGAAGGGGAGGAGAGATTCGTTGTCGATGCAGTCAGATATGCTTCGTCAAAAATCCCCGGGCTTATATCGATTGTAGCACCACGCCATTCGGGCAGTGTGGGATTATTGGGTGAGATGCTCAACGCTTCGGGGATTTCATTCGCTCTGAGAAGCAGCGGGAATACAGCGGATATAATTATTGTCGATACGATGGGAGAGTTGTTCAACCTGTACGGGGCATCCGATGTCGCATTTGTGGGGGGCAGCCTTGTTGATCTGGGCGGCCAGAATATACTCGAACCCATTGCATGGGGTGTACCTACAATCCACGGGCAGTATATGTCGAATTTCAGATGGGCCCTTGATGTTGTGAGCGGCTCAACTGTTGAAATTGACAACCCGGATAAGCTTGGAACTGCAATCATTGACGTACTCGGTAATCCCAGCATCTTTAAGGCAAAGGCGGACGAAGCTTTGCATTTGATATCAAAGCTAAGGGGAATATCGATGAAATATGCTGAAAATATCGCATTATCCCTGAACAAATGA
- the rfbA gene encoding glucose-1-phosphate thymidylyltransferase RfbA: MIKKGIILAGGSGTRLYPVTKAISKQLLPVYDKPMIYYPLSVLMLAGIRDILVINTPHEQFLFKNLLGDGSQWGINISYAVQPNPEGIAQAFIIGRNFIGNDGCTLILGDNIFYGHDLIKGLKQAANQKDGATVFAYWVKDPERYGVVEFDEKGLAVSIEEKPEKPRSHYAVTGLYFYDNSIVDVAGKLKPSARGELEITDVNREYLKRGLLKVETLGRGFAWLDTGTYESLLQASDYIGTIQERQGLMIACPEEIAYKSGWIDKDRVLAQAEPLKKNSYGKYLIDLINNE; this comes from the coding sequence ATGATTAAAAAAGGCATTATATTGGCAGGCGGGTCAGGAACAAGACTTTATCCTGTTACAAAGGCAATAAGCAAACAGCTGCTGCCGGTTTATGACAAGCCCATGATCTATTATCCTTTGAGTGTTCTCATGCTTGCCGGCATAAGGGATATTCTTGTCATCAATACCCCGCACGAACAGTTTCTCTTCAAGAATCTTCTGGGCGACGGAAGCCAGTGGGGTATAAACATAAGCTATGCGGTTCAGCCGAATCCCGAAGGAATTGCCCAGGCTTTTATCATAGGGAGGAACTTCATAGGAAATGACGGATGTACATTGATTCTTGGTGACAACATTTTCTACGGTCATGACCTTATCAAGGGGTTGAAGCAGGCAGCTAATCAAAAAGACGGTGCAACGGTTTTTGCCTACTGGGTCAAAGATCCTGAACGTTATGGGGTCGTTGAATTCGATGAAAAAGGCCTGGCGGTTTCAATTGAGGAAAAGCCGGAAAAACCGCGTTCTCATTATGCCGTCACAGGACTTTATTTTTATGACAATTCCATTGTAGATGTTGCGGGTAAACTTAAGCCTTCTGCAAGAGGCGAGCTTGAAATAACGGATGTAAACAGGGAGTATCTTAAAAGAGGTCTCCTTAAGGTGGAGACTCTGGGGAGAGGATTTGCCTGGCTTGACACGGGTACATATGAATCACTCTTGCAGGCGTCCGATTATATCGGGACAATCCAGGAAAGACAGGGACTGATGATAGCCTGTCCCGAAGAGATAGCATACAAGTCGGGCTGGATAGATAAGGATAGAGTTCTGGCCCAGGCTGAACCTCTGAAGAAGAACAGCTACGGTAAATATTTAATCGACCTCATCAATAACGAATAG
- a CDS encoding glycosyltransferase: MLFLNKFRKLTSLRIGKIVNSNNFPCSNIMFLKNIEIDVIDTDFPVENIKVPFSMITTIKNESANIVEFLKSIESQSLIPEELIIVDGGSTDGTVDLVKEFIDNSSLNVVFMEHPGINIAAGRNMAINEAGNEILVLTDAGCKLDMNFCKNLVGSFMADDRADMVGGIYKPIVKTDYANFFIPDWNNMDWQEFLPSARSLAIKRSIALDIGGFPEYLTLTGEDTLFDVDYRRASKKWVFNKKAFVSWSGPLTEQAACKVAYTYGKGDGESGVGDYRFANMFYDKIMHYKHHGDTDIPNPIMKSMFMGYMDGCKMRAKAEIEKRKISGVVLILSIKSLSNKDKTKVEAIKSLISSNYKVFFVNVNKGAGLKKDNWFDVDYSLLELASVKDFDWENFIEEYYARIPEKTLVVNPEWHPLLGSLLDKLKSKSGNGIKVVSSFGDVYGSLKEIAPAHKGNNALKEETATDTAKENVNFSGFGKVGNRLQLVYQKLMKVKLYGAMFYSHTKTFGFKETLYKSMRKLGFSVNFNYRPFNPKLFLKPSVLKSNNSNMPDIISFPIMPWFSRKQRSQQLLTRFAENGTRVFRIDRDFLVGKREYKYSLLEVQKNILQVTLSSNRKLSIYTDKIGDDSLGGMLESIDQLKTDFMIGEAVCIVELPFWYPIAKKLKEKYGWNIIYDCMDEHEGFSTNNQAMLSDESEIAREASFVTVSSKYLMDKMSRYNRNCFLIRNATDFNHFSYLPQNDLLKKVRKPIIGYYGAISDWFDIDLIVYAASERKDWNFVIIGGNDSCIDLSLLEKLPNVKLLGEKSYSELPKYLYWFDVCIIPFKLTKLTEATNPVKLYEYLSSGKPVVSTMLPELMLVSEYLYLAGDKDDFVAKIDNALNESDFNLVEKRIQMAKENTWETRYKDLYQAVRNLYPTVSIIIVTYNNLNLTKACIESIYANSHYPNLELVIVDNNSSDGTRDYLIGIQNTYDNISLILNDENRGFAAANNQGIRKSCGENIILLNNDTVVTPGWISKLNHYLKDKSTGMVGPVTNMCGNEAIINVPYDVSTLEGFDEFINSFYKRSRKGDSFEIDMLSMFCVAIRRETVNEIGFLDERFKTGMFEDTDYSYRIKEKGYKIICARDIFIHHCCRASFGKLPSNEYNRIYEENRIKFEEKWSIKSKY; encoded by the coding sequence ATGCTCTTTTTAAATAAGTTCAGAAAACTTACATCCCTGAGAATCGGCAAAATTGTAAATAGCAATAATTTCCCATGTTCCAATATCATGTTCCTGAAAAACATTGAGATTGATGTCATTGATACTGATTTCCCGGTTGAAAACATAAAAGTTCCATTTTCTATGATAACAACGATAAAGAATGAGAGCGCAAACATAGTTGAGTTTTTAAAGAGTATAGAGTCACAGAGTCTGATACCTGAAGAACTGATAATAGTTGATGGCGGGTCAACAGATGGAACCGTCGATCTCGTAAAGGAATTTATAGATAATTCAAGCCTGAATGTTGTTTTCATGGAGCATCCCGGGATCAACATTGCCGCCGGAAGAAACATGGCAATAAACGAGGCTGGAAATGAAATACTTGTCCTCACAGATGCGGGCTGCAAACTGGATATGAACTTCTGCAAGAACCTTGTTGGTTCATTCATGGCTGATGACAGGGCGGACATGGTAGGCGGTATATACAAACCGATTGTCAAGACCGACTATGCAAATTTCTTTATTCCCGACTGGAATAATATGGATTGGCAGGAATTTTTGCCTTCGGCCAGGTCTCTTGCAATAAAACGTTCTATTGCACTCGATATCGGAGGATTTCCTGAATACCTTACTTTGACCGGGGAGGATACATTATTTGATGTAGACTACAGAAGGGCTTCAAAAAAATGGGTATTCAATAAAAAAGCCTTTGTATCCTGGAGCGGGCCGCTCACCGAACAGGCTGCATGCAAGGTCGCTTATACGTACGGGAAAGGCGACGGAGAAAGCGGAGTGGGCGACTACAGATTTGCAAATATGTTCTATGACAAAATAATGCATTATAAACATCATGGAGATACAGATATTCCGAACCCGATAATGAAAAGTATGTTCATGGGTTATATGGATGGCTGTAAAATGAGAGCCAAAGCAGAAATAGAAAAGAGAAAAATAAGCGGAGTCGTCCTGATATTATCAATAAAGTCTCTTTCAAATAAGGACAAAACAAAAGTCGAAGCGATCAAAAGCCTGATTTCGAGTAACTATAAGGTGTTTTTTGTTAATGTGAACAAGGGAGCTGGTCTGAAAAAAGATAACTGGTTTGATGTGGACTACTCCTTGCTTGAACTGGCATCTGTCAAAGATTTCGACTGGGAAAATTTTATTGAGGAATATTATGCAAGGATTCCTGAAAAGACACTTGTTGTAAATCCTGAATGGCATCCTCTTCTGGGATCGTTACTGGATAAATTAAAATCAAAGTCGGGGAACGGTATAAAAGTTGTTTCCAGTTTTGGTGATGTTTATGGAAGTTTGAAGGAAATCGCACCTGCTCATAAAGGAAACAACGCCTTGAAAGAAGAAACAGCAACAGATACTGCTAAAGAGAACGTTAATTTTTCCGGATTCGGAAAGGTTGGTAATCGTCTTCAGCTTGTTTATCAAAAGCTTATGAAGGTTAAACTTTACGGGGCCATGTTTTATTCCCACACGAAAACTTTCGGATTTAAAGAGACACTGTATAAAAGCATGAGGAAATTGGGATTCAGTGTAAACTTCAATTATAGACCGTTTAATCCAAAGTTGTTTCTAAAGCCGTCTGTTTTAAAATCAAACAACAGCAATATGCCGGATATTATAAGTTTTCCCATAATGCCATGGTTTTCCAGAAAACAGAGATCGCAACAGCTGCTGACCAGGTTTGCAGAGAATGGGACCAGGGTATTCCGGATTGACAGGGATTTCCTGGTTGGCAAAAGAGAATATAAATATAGTCTGCTGGAAGTGCAGAAAAACATACTGCAGGTCACTTTAAGCAGTAACAGGAAATTGAGCATTTATACGGATAAAATCGGTGATGATTCTTTAGGCGGGATGCTGGAGTCTATTGATCAATTGAAAACGGATTTCATGATTGGTGAAGCAGTCTGTATAGTTGAATTGCCATTCTGGTATCCCATAGCGAAAAAATTAAAAGAGAAGTATGGCTGGAACATAATATACGACTGCATGGACGAGCATGAGGGTTTTTCCACCAACAATCAAGCCATGCTTTCGGATGAATCGGAAATCGCCAGAGAGGCTTCATTTGTTACTGTTTCTTCTAAATACCTTATGGATAAGATGAGCAGATACAACCGGAACTGTTTTCTGATTCGAAACGCAACGGATTTTAACCACTTCAGCTATCTGCCTCAAAATGACCTGTTAAAGAAAGTTCGGAAGCCTATTATAGGATATTACGGTGCAATTTCAGACTGGTTTGATATTGATCTGATTGTTTATGCGGCATCAGAAAGGAAAGACTGGAATTTTGTTATCATAGGAGGAAACGATAGCTGCATCGACTTAAGCCTTCTTGAAAAGCTTCCCAATGTGAAGCTGCTGGGAGAGAAATCCTATTCTGAACTTCCCAAATATTTGTACTGGTTTGATGTCTGTATCATACCTTTCAAATTGACAAAACTCACTGAGGCAACAAATCCGGTAAAATTATATGAATATCTCAGTTCGGGCAAACCTGTTGTCTCAACGATGCTTCCTGAATTAATGCTTGTCTCTGAGTACCTGTACCTGGCCGGGGACAAGGATGACTTTGTAGCCAAGATCGATAACGCTTTGAATGAAAGTGATTTTAACCTGGTGGAAAAGCGCATACAAATGGCAAAAGAAAACACCTGGGAAACGAGATATAAAGACTTATATCAGGCTGTCCGGAATTTGTATCCGACCGTAAGCATAATAATTGTCACATATAATAACCTTAATCTGACAAAGGCTTGCATAGAGAGCATATATGCGAATTCTCACTATCCGAATCTGGAGCTTGTCATTGTTGATAATAATTCCTCAGACGGAACCAGGGATTACTTGATTGGAATTCAAAATACCTATGATAATATTTCTTTGATACTCAATGATGAGAACAGGGGATTTGCTGCTGCAAACAACCAGGGAATCAGGAAATCATGTGGAGAAAATATTATTCTTCTCAACAATGACACAGTAGTCACGCCGGGATGGATATCGAAGCTGAATCATTATCTTAAAGATAAAAGCACAGGAATGGTTGGTCCTGTCACCAATATGTGCGGAAATGAAGCAATTATAAATGTTCCTTATGACGTCAGTACGTTGGAAGGTTTTGATGAGTTTATAAATTCATTTTATAAGCGCAGCAGGAAGGGAGATTCATTTGAGATAGATATGCTGTCGATGTTCTGTGTGGCAATTAGAAGAGAAACAGTAAATGAAATAGGTTTCCTTGATGAAAGGTTCAAAACCGGGATGTTCGAGGATACAGACTACTCATACAGAATAAAAGAGAAGGGGTATAAGATCATCTGTGCAAGAGACATATTCATACATCACTGCTGCCGTGCCTCTTTCGGTAAATTGCCTTCAAACGAGTACAATAGGATCTATGAAGAAAACAGAATTAAATTCGAAGAAAAATGGTCAATAAAGTCAAAATACTGA